In Meriones unguiculatus strain TT.TT164.6M chromosome 17, Bangor_MerUng_6.1, whole genome shotgun sequence, a single window of DNA contains:
- the LOC132648485 gene encoding sentrin-specific protease 2-like, giving the protein KALEDQEKGRGLDRGPDVTVDMEKEISSALGPGSKDEILSSAFKLQMTRGDRWTLRNTQWLNDKVINFYMNLLMERNQSQGYPALHAFNTFFYTKLKSGGYRSVRRWTRAVNIFAKELLLVPVHLGMHWSLVVTDLRKKSIVYLDSLGQKRPDILELLFCYLREESKARRNSDLSPAEWKQHSMSAEEIPQQLNGGDCGVFACKYADYISRGQPITFSQQHMPLFRKKMVWEILHKRLL; this is encoded by the coding sequence aaggctcttgaagaccaagagaagggcagagggctggaccgtggtcctgatgtcacagtggacatggagaaagaaatcagcagtgcgctaggccctgggtcaaaagatgagatcttgagctctgccttcaaactgcaaatgactcgaggagaccggtggaccctaaggaacacccagtggctcaacgacaaagtcatcaatttttacatgaatcttctcatggaaagaaatcaaagtcaaggctacccggcacttcacgcatttaataccttcttttacaccaagttaaagtctggtggctacaggtcagtcagaagatggacccgggcagtaaacatctttgccaaggaacttctcctggtcccagttcacctgggcatgcactggagcctggtggtcacagacctaagaaagaagagtattgtctaccTGGACTCCttgggacagaagagacccgacatccttgagctgcttttctgctatctgagggaggagagcaaagcgagaaggaacagcgacctgagccctgcagagtggaagcaacacagcatgtcggcagaggagattcctcagcagctgaacgggggcgactgcggcgtgttcgcctgtaaatatgcagattacatttccaggggccagcccatcaccttctcccagcagcacatgcctctgttcaggaagaagatggtgtgggagatcctgcacaagcgcttactgtag
- the LOC132648683 gene encoding sentrin-specific protease 2-like: KALEDQEKGRGLDCGPDITVDMEKEIGSVLGPGSKDEILSCAFKLQMTRGDLWTLRNTQWLNDKVINFYMNLLMERNQSQGYPALHAFNTFFYTKLKSGGYRSVRRWTRAVNIFAKELLLVPVHLGMHWSLVVTDLRKKSIVYLDSLGQKRPDILELLFCYLREESKARRNSDLSPAEWKQRSMSAEEIPQQLNGGDCGVFACKYADYISRDQPITFSQQHMPLFRKKMVWEILHQRLL, from the coding sequence aaggctcttgaagaccaagagaagggcagagggctggactgtggtcctgatatcacagtggacatggagaaagaaatcggCAGTGtgctaggccctgggtcaaaagatgagatcttgagctgtgccttcaaactgcaaatgactcgaggagacctgtggaccctaaggaacacccagtggctcaacgacaaagtcatcaatttttacatgaatcttctcatggaaagaaatcaaagtcaaggctacccggcacttcacgcatttaataccttcttttacaccaagttaaagtctggtggctacaggtcagtcagaagatggacccgggcagtaaacatctttgccaaggaacttctcctggtcccagttcacctgggcatgcattggagcctggtggtcacagacctaagaaagaagagtattgtctaccTGGACTCCttgggacagaagagacccgacatccttgagctgcttttctgctatctgcgggaggagagcaaagcgagaaggaacagcgaCCTGAGCCCTGCTGAGTGGAAGCAACGTagcatgtcggcagaggagattcctcagcagctgaacgggggcgactgcggcgtgttcgcctgtaaatatgcagattacatttccagggaccagcccatcaccttctcccagcagcacatgcctctgttcaggaagaagatggtgtgggagatcctgcaccagcgcttactgtag